From a single Gammaproteobacteria bacterium genomic region:
- the murC gene encoding UDP-N-acetylmuramate--L-alanine ligase, translating into MNRPMHRIEHIHFVGIGGAGMGGIAEVLLNLGYTVSGSDIKQNAMAARLENMGASVFIGHAPENIESADVVVISTAIPDNNPEVATAHERRIPVVRRAEMLAELMRFKFGIAIAGTHGKTTTTSLTASVLAEAGEDPTFVIGGLLNSTQSNAKLGAGRYLVAEADESDASFLHLQPILAVVTNVDVDHLGTYEGDVQRLHHSFIEFLSNLPFYGTAIMCVDDAGVREIMPDVHRRILTYGMHETADVRAIDLKQNNFQTNFSVVREGYPQLDIQLNMPGLHNVQNALASIAIAQELGLEEESILKALYAFDGIGRRFEQLGRASVKQGEVTLVDDYAHHPVELQATLQAAKQVWPDRRLVAIFQPHRYTRTHELMDDFVQVLSGVDKLLLTEVYPAGEKEISSANSHALARAIRERGQVEPVLLSDLDEIAPTLYAVAEDNDVVLIMGAGSIGRVAQTIVAQLTALNKDGEGA; encoded by the coding sequence ATGAACCGTCCCATGCATCGCATAGAGCATATCCATTTTGTTGGCATCGGTGGAGCCGGCATGGGTGGTATTGCTGAAGTGTTACTAAACCTAGGCTATACCGTGAGCGGTTCGGATATTAAACAGAACGCCATGGCGGCTCGTTTGGAAAATATGGGTGCAAGTGTATTCATCGGACACGCCCCGGAAAACATTGAGAGCGCCGATGTGGTGGTGATTTCAACAGCCATTCCCGACAACAACCCGGAAGTTGCCACGGCACACGAGCGACGCATTCCTGTTGTGCGACGCGCTGAAATGCTCGCGGAGTTAATGCGTTTTAAATTCGGAATAGCCATTGCTGGCACCCACGGGAAAACCACCACAACATCCTTAACCGCCAGTGTGTTGGCCGAAGCAGGGGAAGATCCCACCTTTGTGATCGGTGGCTTGTTAAATTCCACACAAAGTAATGCCAAGCTGGGAGCCGGACGCTATCTGGTAGCTGAAGCCGACGAAAGCGATGCCTCATTCTTACATTTGCAGCCCATCCTGGCGGTCGTGACTAATGTGGATGTTGATCACCTTGGGACCTACGAGGGCGATGTGCAAAGACTGCATCATTCGTTTATTGAATTTTTGTCTAATTTGCCATTCTACGGCACAGCCATTATGTGTGTGGACGATGCCGGGGTACGCGAGATCATGCCAGATGTGCATCGTCGCATACTGACTTACGGCATGCATGAGACGGCGGATGTGCGCGCCATTGATCTTAAGCAAAATAATTTTCAAACCAACTTTAGTGTGGTGCGTGAAGGCTATCCACAACTGGACATTCAATTGAATATGCCGGGCTTGCACAATGTACAAAATGCTCTGGCCTCAATCGCCATTGCCCAGGAATTGGGTTTGGAAGAGGAATCCATTTTAAAAGCCCTTTATGCCTTCGATGGCATTGGGCGGCGCTTTGAGCAATTGGGACGTGCCTCTGTTAAACAAGGTGAAGTGACGCTGGTCGACGACTATGCGCATCACCCTGTTGAGTTACAAGCGACCTTACAAGCTGCCAAACAAGTGTGGCCAGATCGCCGTCTGGTTGCGATTTTTCAGCCGCACCGTTACACCAGAACCCATGAATTAATGGATGACTTTGTGCAGGTTTTATCCGGAGTCGATAAGTTATTACTCACCGAGGTCTATCCTGCGGGTGAAAAAGAAATTAGCTCTGCAAACAGCCATGCTTTAGCACGGGCTATACGTGAACGCGGACAAGTCGAGCCAGTATTATTAAGTGATCTGGACGAGATCGCGCCAACCCTGTACGCGGTTGCCGAAGACAATGACGTGGTGTTGATCATGGGTGCCGGCAGCATTGGCCGTGTGGCACAAACCATCGTTGCGCAATTGACCGCATTGAATAAAGACGGAGAGGGCGCATGA
- the murG gene encoding undecaprenyldiphospho-muramoylpentapeptide beta-N-acetylglucosaminyltransferase, with translation MQAIVIMAGGTGGHIFPAMAVAKQLMASGCPVYWIGTDNSMEAKLVPQHNVPMRFINIQALRGKGLMTKLLLPLRLLKAIVQAIGILRELKPAAVLGMGGFVTGPGGVAAWLLRKPLIIHEQNAVAGMTNRYLARLARHVYEAFPHSFDNKQKTETVGNPIRSEIVQLHAQEKITDLNNRPLHLLVVGGSLGALVLNETVPKALAMLFAQQKLTAENIEIRHQTGERTYQHARTAYAQEKVNADIIKFIDDMAAAYAWADVIICRAGALTVSEVAAAGVPSIFVPFPHAVDDHQRKNAEALAKQDAAIVLVQKDLSPESLANSLYAMIQQPQRLQNMSQRAKAFAQLNAADVITQQCLHYAREAA, from the coding sequence ATGCAAGCGATCGTGATCATGGCGGGTGGTACCGGCGGACACATTTTTCCTGCAATGGCAGTGGCCAAACAACTCATGGCAAGTGGTTGTCCGGTCTATTGGATTGGGACTGATAACAGCATGGAGGCCAAACTTGTACCGCAACACAATGTACCGATGCGTTTTATCAACATTCAGGCATTACGTGGCAAAGGTCTGATGACCAAATTATTACTACCCTTGCGCTTGCTAAAGGCGATAGTTCAGGCTATTGGTATTCTGCGTGAGTTAAAACCGGCCGCAGTCCTTGGCATGGGCGGGTTTGTCACGGGGCCAGGCGGCGTGGCGGCGTGGCTTTTAAGAAAGCCATTGATCATTCATGAGCAAAATGCCGTAGCTGGAATGACTAACCGCTACCTGGCACGCTTGGCTCGGCATGTGTACGAAGCATTCCCGCATAGTTTTGATAACAAACAAAAAACTGAAACGGTAGGCAATCCGATTCGTTCCGAGATCGTGCAATTACACGCACAGGAAAAAATAACCGATCTGAATAATCGCCCACTGCACTTGTTAGTGGTTGGCGGTAGTCTGGGTGCCCTGGTTTTGAATGAAACTGTACCCAAAGCCCTGGCAATGTTATTTGCCCAGCAAAAATTAACCGCCGAGAACATTGAGATCCGCCATCAAACCGGCGAACGCACTTACCAACATGCACGCACAGCCTATGCGCAAGAAAAAGTAAACGCGGATATCATTAAATTCATTGATGATATGGCAGCGGCGTACGCCTGGGCTGATGTGATCATTTGTCGCGCCGGTGCATTAACCGTATCCGAAGTGGCCGCCGCCGGTGTGCCGTCTATATTTGTTCCATTCCCGCACGCTGTGGATGACCATCAAAGAAAAAATGCCGAGGCCCTGGCAAAACAAGATGCCGCTATAGTGCTGGTGCAAAAAGACCTCAGCCCGGAAAGCTTGGCGAATTCCTTGTATGCAATGATTCAGCAACCGCAACGTTTGCAAAACATGAGTCAACGCGCCAAAGCCTTTGCTCAATTGAACGCAGCCGATGTAATTACCCAACAGTGCTTGCACTACGCCAGGGAGGCCGCATGA